The following coding sequences lie in one Lolium perenne isolate Kyuss_39 chromosome 2, Kyuss_2.0, whole genome shotgun sequence genomic window:
- the LOC127333608 gene encoding uncharacterized protein: MLLSGRRHHTFSPPITSHSQPPSGLRLLKTTTPRASIQASKKPPPRPWPEPRRQWRWRRSSGDAVHVEASVSGGGSEKKSFWAAVSLIIGTAVGPGMLALPSATIRSGMLPSTVTILISWAYVVSSIVLVAELSFAAMEGGGVDEVSFTGLASSTLGATFGGVVAVVYAALSFSLIVACVAGIGSLVSQLFPAVNLVTANALFPCFAGVLIAFYPFKAVDGVNRLLCGLMLVSITALVVTGVSVGRSSMLNSLGYACWSPSAILPAIPVTVLTLGFHVITPFICKIVGDSVYDARRAILIGGAVPLIMVLSWNAAILGLAGASGNAKFDDPIKLLLSVNPAALAAVRGFAFAALATSLIGYAVSFPKQLSDTLELIVKRFSPDRGIVDSAGAGGGRGRNGVILTWTVLIIPIFIVSFFSTAFANALDFAGVYANCFLFGILPPVMAWIYRTQKRKSSPDSREDILPGGNAALMMLFSAAVVLAFWH; the protein is encoded by the coding sequence ATGTTACTCAGCGGCCGCCGCCACCACACCTTCTCACCGCCCATCACCTCCCACTCCCAGCCTCCCAGTGGACTACGGCTTCTCAAGACCACAACGCCCAGAGCCTCGATCCAGGCATCCAAGAAACCCCCACCGCGCCCATGGCCGGAGCCAAGGCGGCaatggcggtggcggcgcagcAGCGGCGACGCCGTCCACGTCGAGGCCAGCGTATCCGGCGGTGGCAGCGAGAAGAAGAGCTTCTGGGCGGCGGTGAGTCTCATCATCGGCACGGCGGTCGGGCCGGGCATGCTGGCGCTGCCGTCGGCCACCATCCGCTCCGGCATGCTCCCCTCCACCGTCACCATATTAATCTCTTGGGCCTACGTCGTCTCCTCAATCGTCCTTGTCGCCGAGCTCAGCTTCGCCGCCATGGAGGGCGGAGGCGTCGACGAAGTCAGCTTCACGGGACTTGCGTCGAGCACCTTGGGGGCGACATTTGGCGGTGTCGTCGCCGTCGTCTACGCCGCTCTCAGCTTCTCCCTCATCGTTGCGTGCGTCGCTGGCATCGGCTCTCTGGTCTCCCAGCTCTTCCCGGCTGTGAATCTGGTCACAGCGAATGCGCTCTTCCCGTGCTTCGCTGGCGTGCTCATTGCGTTCTACCCGTTCAAGGCTGTAGATGGCGTCAACCGTCTCCTCTGTGGCCTCATGCTCGTCTCCATCACCGCGCTTGTGGTCACAGGTGTCTCTGTCGGCCGGAGCAGCATGCTGAATTCTCTTGGCTACGCCTGCTGGAGCCCTAGTGCCATCTTGCCAGCCATTCCGGTCACTGTGCTCACACTCGGTTTCCACGTGATTACTCCATTCATCTGCAAGATTGTAGGGGACTCGGTATATGATGCACGCAGGGCAATACTTATCGGAGGTGCTGTACCATTGATCATGGTTCTGTCATGGAATGCGGCCATTCTTGGATTGGCAGGTGCGTCCGGGAATGCAAAGTTTGATGACCCTATTAAGCTTCTTCTCTCGGTGAATCCAGCGGCGTTGGCAGCTGTTCGAGGCTTCGCCTTTGCTGCATTGGCAACGAGCTTGATAGGATATGCAGTCAGCTTCCCAAAACAGTTGTCAGACACTTTGGAGTTGATTGTTAAGAGATTTTCTCCGGACCGAGGAATTGTGGATTCCGCTGGTGCTGGTGGTGGTCGTGGTAGAAATGGGGTGATTCTGACATGGACTGTGCTGATCATTCCAATATTTATTGTATCATTCTTCTCGACAGCGTTTGCCAATGCGCTAGATTTTGCTGGGGTTTATGCAAACTGCTTCCTGTTTGGGATCCTGCCCCCTGTGATGGCTTGGATTTATCGGACACAGAAGAGAAAGAG